The following coding sequences are from one Humulus lupulus chromosome X, drHumLupu1.1, whole genome shotgun sequence window:
- the LOC133803990 gene encoding protein RADIALIS-like 3, translating into MASSGSWTAKQNKLFENALAIYDKDSPDRWHNMAKAVGGKTVEEVKKHYEMLVEDLTKIETGQVPLPNYKKINNKPPYIPYMEEEQRLRNLKMQ; encoded by the exons ATGGCGTCTTCAGGTTCATGGACAGCTAAGCAGAACAAGCTGTTTGAGAATGCTCTAGCCATCTATGACAAGGACAGTCCAGATCGCTGGCACAACATGGCCAAAGCTGTTGGTGGAAAAACAGTGGAAGAAGTCAAGAAACATTACGAGATGCTTGTCGAAGATCTCACCAAAATTGAGACTGGCCAAGTCCCTTTACCAAATTATAAAAAGATCAACAACAAACCTCCATATATCCCATATATGGAGGAAGAACAAAG gttgagaaatctaaaaatgcaATGA